Proteins found in one Clostridium kluyveri DSM 555 genomic segment:
- the sdaAB gene encoding L-serine ammonia-lyase, iron-sulfur-dependent subunit beta: protein MREYSVFDILGPIMIGPSSSHTAGAARLAKIAEIIAGDNISKVQFLLHGSFAKTYKGHGTDKALVAGILGMSPWDENLRNSMEIAEKRGICVEFIEKDLGDVHPNTVKFIITKKNGEVSQIMGSSIGGGNVVINEVDKDKIEFTGVYPTILINHLDMPGMVARVSEVLYEHEINIAFMKVYRKSIKGSRAVMVFEVDDFIIKDVVDEIENIPNIYKVRAINPVNEEE from the coding sequence GTGAGAGAATATAGCGTTTTTGATATTTTAGGACCTATTATGATAGGGCCTTCAAGTTCTCATACAGCAGGAGCCGCAAGATTAGCTAAAATTGCGGAAATTATTGCAGGAGACAATATTTCGAAAGTTCAGTTTTTACTTCATGGTTCTTTTGCAAAAACTTATAAAGGGCACGGCACAGATAAAGCACTGGTTGCTGGAATATTAGGTATGAGTCCATGGGATGAAAATCTAAGGAACTCTATGGAAATAGCGGAGAAAAGAGGCATTTGTGTAGAATTTATAGAGAAGGATTTAGGAGATGTACATCCAAATACAGTTAAATTTATTATAACTAAAAAAAACGGCGAAGTGTCACAAATAATGGGTTCCTCTATAGGCGGAGGCAATGTAGTGATAAATGAAGTAGATAAGGATAAAATAGAATTTACAGGAGTTTATCCCACTATACTTATAAATCATTTAGATATGCCAGGTATGGTTGCCAGGGTATCGGAAGTGCTTTATGAACATGAAATAAATATAGCCTTTATGAAAGTATATAGAAAAAGTATAAAAGGTTCCAGAGCAGTTATGGTATTTGAAGTGGATGATTTTATCATAAAAGATGTAGTGGATGAAATAGAAAATATACCTAACATATATAAAGTAAGGGCAATAAATCCTGTAAATGAGGAGGAGTAA
- the sdaAA gene encoding L-serine ammonia-lyase, iron-sulfur-dependent, subunit alpha, whose translation MVDTGSELIDICSKKKMKIWEYVIEEEMKSENRSREEVFKAMTKNFYVMKDSAEYGLTHKMKSISGLTGGDAYKLNRYYEKGETLTGKYMIKAMARALSCSEVNAAMGKIVAAPTAGSCGIIPGAIITAGEILDKKDEDMIKGLFTASGVGIIIAKNASMSGAEGGCQAECGSAAAMAAAGIVEIMGGTPKQALDAAAIVIKNIMGLVCDPVAGLVEIPCAKRNVGGTVSALTTADMVMAGVCSKIPFDDTVLAMYKVGRQLPCELRETALGGVAVTDTGLKLKEKVLGNNI comes from the coding sequence ATGGTTGATACTGGCAGTGAATTAATAGATATATGCAGTAAAAAGAAGATGAAAATATGGGAGTATGTAATTGAAGAAGAAATGAAATCAGAGAATAGAAGTAGAGAAGAAGTCTTTAAGGCTATGACAAAAAATTTTTATGTGATGAAAGATTCTGCAGAATATGGGTTAACTCATAAAATGAAATCTATAAGTGGACTTACAGGAGGAGATGCTTATAAATTAAATAGATATTATGAAAAGGGAGAGACTCTTACAGGTAAGTATATGATAAAGGCTATGGCAAGAGCTTTATCATGTTCAGAAGTAAATGCTGCCATGGGAAAAATTGTGGCTGCACCTACAGCAGGTTCCTGTGGGATAATTCCAGGAGCAATAATAACTGCAGGAGAAATATTAGATAAAAAAGATGAGGATATGATTAAGGGATTGTTCACTGCTTCTGGAGTGGGGATAATAATAGCTAAAAATGCCAGTATGTCCGGGGCAGAAGGTGGATGTCAGGCAGAATGTGGTTCTGCAGCAGCCATGGCAGCTGCAGGAATAGTTGAGATTATGGGTGGTACTCCCAAACAAGCATTAGATGCAGCAGCCATAGTAATAAAGAATATAATGGGATTAGTATGTGACCCGGTAGCAGGGCTTGTAGAAATTCCATGTGCCAAGCGAAATGTAGGTGGAACAGTAAGTGCGTTAACTACAGCGGATATGGTTATGGCAGGAGTATGCAGTAAAATTCCTTTTGATGATACTGTTTTGGCTATGTATAAAGTGGGAAGGCAATTACCCTGTGAATTAAGGGAAACAGCTCTTGGAGGGGTTGCAGTTACAGATACAGGGCTTAAATTGAAAGAAAAAGTCCTAGGAAATAATATATAA
- a CDS encoding cold-shock protein, with protein MKTGTVKWFNSEKGFGFIEVPGENDVFVHFTAIQSNEARKNLEEGQKVQFDVEEGPKGLQAANVVKL; from the coding sequence ATGAAAACAGGAACAGTAAAATGGTTTAACTCTGAGAAAGGATTTGGATTTATTGAAGTCCCAGGTGAAAATGACGTTTTCGTACACTTCACTGCAATTCAGAGTAATGAAGCAAGAAAGAACTTAGAAGAAGGTCAGAAAGTTCAATTTGATGTTGAAGAAGGACCAAAAGGTCTTCAAGCTGCTAATGTTGTAAAATTATAA
- a CDS encoding MFS transporter, whose protein sequence is MEHKEIDHKNIDSRLVWIMAIICGVTVANLYYNQPLLGELSRSFNVSTKDIGLVSTFTQIGYGIGMFFIIPLGDIIERKGMILKLLLASAISLLLFASCKDIKAVIVCSFLVGFTTVIPQLIVPFAAELSLPEERGRVLGTVLSGLLAGILLARTISGFIGTFLGWRSMYYIAAVLMIILYIAVVRFLPKSEPLSRESYKNILISLKDIIKKESLLREASLSGAMMFGAFSIFWTTIIFFLESPSYNMGSKTAGLFSLIGISGVVAAPIIGSFSDKKGTKFTVGISIFFAASGFVVFLIFGHNIVGLIIGLILLDLGTQSGQVSNQTRVHSLLPEARNRLNTVFMVAYFIGGALGSFIGTYSWNSYGWMGVCISGLTFLFIALINHIITIRSV, encoded by the coding sequence ATGGAGCATAAAGAAATAGACCATAAAAATATAGATTCCAGACTTGTTTGGATTATGGCTATAATTTGTGGAGTAACGGTAGCAAATCTATATTACAACCAGCCTTTGCTTGGAGAGTTATCTCGAAGCTTCAATGTATCTACAAAGGATATAGGTTTAGTATCTACTTTTACTCAAATAGGATATGGAATAGGAATGTTTTTTATAATACCCTTGGGTGATATCATAGAAAGAAAAGGAATGATTTTAAAATTATTATTGGCTTCTGCAATATCTTTACTTTTATTTGCTTCTTGTAAAGATATAAAGGCTGTTATTGTCTGTAGCTTTTTAGTTGGATTTACAACAGTAATTCCCCAACTTATAGTGCCTTTTGCAGCAGAACTTTCATTGCCTGAAGAAAGAGGGAGAGTTCTAGGAACTGTTTTGAGCGGACTTCTAGCAGGCATTTTATTAGCTCGTACCATAAGTGGATTTATAGGAACTTTTCTGGGATGGAGAAGTATGTATTACATTGCTGCTGTACTCATGATTATTTTATATATAGCAGTAGTTAGATTTTTACCTAAAAGTGAGCCTTTGTCTAGGGAATCCTATAAAAATATACTTATTTCTTTAAAGGATATAATTAAGAAAGAATCACTGCTTAGAGAAGCATCTTTAAGTGGCGCCATGATGTTTGGAGCTTTCAGTATATTTTGGACAACCATTATATTCTTTTTAGAATCACCAAGTTATAATATGGGAAGCAAGACGGCAGGATTATTTAGTCTAATTGGAATATCCGGGGTGGTTGCTGCTCCTATTATAGGTAGTTTTAGTGATAAAAAAGGGACTAAATTTACAGTTGGCATTTCTATTTTTTTTGCTGCATCAGGATTTGTAGTATTTCTTATATTTGGACATAATATTGTAGGACTTATAATTGGACTAATATTACTAGATCTTGGTACTCAATCAGGGCAAGTTTCAAATCAAACCCGTGTACACAGTCTTTTACCAGAAGCTAGAAATAGATTAAATACAGTTTTTATGGTTGCCTATTTTATCGGGGGAGCATTAGGCTCTTTTATAGGTACCTACAGTTGGAATTCATACGGTTGGATGGGAGTGTGTATATCAGGACTGACTTTTTTATTTATTGCTTTAATTAATCATATAATTACTATAAGATCTGTATGA